One stretch of Cryptococcus neoformans var. neoformans B-3501A chromosome 5, whole genome shotgun sequence DNA includes these proteins:
- a CDS encoding hypothetical protein (Match to ESTs gb|CF192442.1|CF192442, gb|CF191916.1|CF191916, gb|CF189919.1|CF189919; HMMPfam hit to GSHPx, Glutathione peroxidase, score: 177.4, E(): 2.9e-50), with the protein MTFFDSIASKFGYESLPGDVANKSFYDLKAKLPGSKGDLDFSTLKGKVVLIVNTASKCGFTPQYTGLEELHKTYGDKGLVVLGFPSNEFGGQEPGSDDDIAQFCTLNHGVTFPLMKKSEVNGKNMNEVFAWLKSQKGENVGGLAGTTAIKWNFTKFLINKEGKCVGRYGSSTKPEKLKEEIEKLL; encoded by the exons ATGACGTTTTTCGACAGCATCGCCTCCAAGTTTGGTTACGAATCTCTCCCAGGGGACGTTGCCAACAAAAGCTTCTACGATTTGAAGGCCAAGCTGCCTGGGAGCAAGGGTGATTTGGACTTT TCTACTTTGAAAGGCAAGGTCGTGTTGATCGTCAACACTGCTTCCAAATG TGGTTTCACTCCCCAGTATACCGGCCTTGAAGAGCTCCACAAGACTTACGGAGATAAGGGTCTCGTCGTTCTTGGTTTCCCTTCCAACGAGTTTGGAGGACAAGAGCCTGGCTCTGACGATGATATCGCCCAGTTTTGTACC CTTAACCACGGTGTCACTTTCCCGCTTATGAAGAAGTCTGAAGTGAACGGAAAGAACATGAATGAGGTCTTTGCGTGGTTGAAGTCTcagaagggagagaatgTTGGTGGTCTTGCCGGGACCACTGCTATCAAGTG GAACTTTACCAAATTCCTTATCAACAAGGAGGGCAAGTGTGTCGGCCGATATGGCTCTTCCACCAAGCCcgagaagctcaaggagGAAATCGAGAAGCTTCTTTAA
- a CDS encoding hypothetical protein (Match to ESTs gb|CF192525.1|CF192525, gb|CF192524.1|CF192524), which produces MSSFTHFGHFIVIVSAFAAQLNCREFASLAFKVSSFVFSYIFASLLNAWELGFNMFKNKGPSLSPDTDYTRNLRETTFYRYGQLRSLGFTGEVTALAVDPVLSLFAIGTSNGMVHCYGAPPFQFTLPVSPISSSGPAHVIKFLLFHPGHNRIIAIDDGNTIHTYTLEHMTDHPNPSLHPPLPMKEIAYTLWGTVTSVEQPLPCHTHLFLTVRDGTTLTWDLSRRGLGNWKIGNCWQDYEDRMIRSGVPGREKTLGGPMATCLAMNPRDLNIMLIGYEGGVVAWDMQRNMVVKTFEMILPPGAPGGGSYQDADGSLWTERAPSVTFITWRPDGLVFAVGHVDGCIAFWAFSESDKPLMVRTITHEDVNVADAESLLESGALPSKDKKVERDQNGNAIVSAVSANREPIYKMVWASFPDQASLKALISAQGTPQAREPLTNATVELAERGETLLLILGGQSPGDKPGINILQFPAYKPPINASSKSPSESMPLQERYAFRDSLLPTGSFNWLTRTPPEDFILIPRSNPYFNLSHDPISIVISLAPDPSIPEIKQPYATRSLEAWVFPPPRSDVAPPSSGRKNYIQPGAGEKIVAMTPAPITPPAPMSPRAGGGWRLPWSIRTPSPALSIPPAASPDTPVSDISGLSGITTNFQRSAKMRKQLSFPSTVWSGALSVLGTELYSLSTPVFKRLISWTIEHAGEEEMPRLPLRGGLAVPDLQSHGAPEVMVAKMESYRILVTYHADGTVRFWDASPHILILPTPLRFEFPNPLPHLTINTGNYLKHPDVSHLPLAQLWLNDRSKVRIKSVHLAREALECVITFTTGEVLVTKFQKAKTSTDDDRYQEILNRGGDQVGEETEGSYFPPQPRQQGKSEWVEEVLEIGHLAKPNTDGFKPVAIFTTKQGEPISCAVSDIGFIAVAFSSKSLAIIDMRGPDVILREGFDEDGAMMKKKKKKGNIQNVLPETSVVGSLKWTVSGMGGDMVNRPRLIVSYVKGLTKIYALINVLGEWVVEAKPPTFTNDSLFGPIASFVLDPMTGNELATSATALQAAMQEPTDYGKGKEASVHCLWIAASKKSIRCAINFSGERIAKVELEDEELSNVFYVTRHGHKIIIAVTTTGSALVYTVPFLQYITRINLFFGPQGRSSGKLSIDDRSGDFVEYSGPLDINLRTFFHFRKPLPPRIDPCAHKKAIPPQPQPVNAGVISWIWGATLTGAQLDALIGGPLRAPPPKAPAGPHKPLISWGKPEEEPEKPPQLPSNTLPNRTAVKKTKAPKAQEGERQDVYTEMTNAISLRGDVLDMLGESLNNVSTSATQYLGQAKNAAMKETAKAGAKGIFGKLL; this is translated from the exons ATGTCATCATTTACGCATTTCGGGCATTTTATTGTCATTGTTTCCGCTTTCGCAGCTCAACTTAATTGTCGAGAATTCGCATCTCTTGCATTCAAGGTATCTTCGTTCGTCTTCTCTTACATCTTCGCATCTTTATTGAATGCCTGGGAGCTAGGCTTCAACATGTTTAAGAACAAAGGTCCATCTTTATCTCCAGATACCGACTACACAAGGAATCTTCGCGAGACTACTTTTTACAGATATGGCCAGCTTCGCTCCCTCGGTTTCACTGGAGAGGTGACTGCGCTTGCAGTTGACCCTGTActctctctcttcgccATAGGCACTTCTAACGGTATGGTCCACTGCTATGGAGCTCCCCCTTTTCAGTTCACTCTTCCGGTTTCACCAATCTCGTCTTCCGGTCCCGCACATGTTATCAAATTCCTCCTGTTCCATCCAGGTCATAACAGGATTATCGCTATTGATGATGGCAACACAATCCACACCTATACGCTCGAGCACATGACGGATCATCCGAACCCTTCTCTACATCCGCCGCTTCCCATGAAGGAGATCGCGTATACTCTATGGGGTACTGTGACTAGTGTAGAGCAACCATTGCCTTGTCATACCCATTTGTTCTTGACCGTGAGAGACGGAACGACTTTGACTTGGGATTTGAGCAGGAGGGGTTTGGGTAACTGGAAGATTGGGAATTGCTGGCAGGATTATGAGGATAGAATGATAAGGAGTGGTGTAcctggaagagaaaagaccCTTGGAGG GCCAATGGCAACTTGCTTAGCTATGAATCCTCGGGATCTCAACATCATGCTGATAGGATACGAAGGAGGCGTCGTTGCATGGGATATGCAGAGGAACATGGTCGTCAAGACGTTCGAAATGATTCTCCCACCTGGTGCTCCAGGAGGCGGCTCCTATCAGGATGCTGACGGATCCCTCTGGACAGAACGCGCACCATCAGTCACCTTCATAACCTGGCGTCCCGATGGTCTTGTTTTTGCTGTTGGTCATGTGGATGGGTGCATTGCGTTTTGGGCGTTCTCCGAGTCTGACAAGCCGTTGATGGTGCGCACAATCACGCACGAGGATGTCAATGTTGCCGATGCCGAAAGTCTGTTGGAATCTGGTGCTTTGCCTAGTAAGGATAAAAAGGTGGAAAGGGATCAGAATGGGAATGCGATTGTCTCTGCTGTGTCGGCGAATAGGGAACCAATCTACAAGATGGTATGGGCGAGCTTTCCCGATCAGGCCAGCTTGAAAGCTCTTATATCTGCTCAGGGAACTCCACAGGCAAGAGAACCGTTGACCAATGCCACAGTGGAGCTTGCGGAGCGGGGTGAAACGCTTTTGTTGATTTTGGGTGGACAGAGTCCTGGGGACAAGCCAGGGATCAACATTTTGCAATTCCCTGCCTATAAACCTCCTATCAACGCCAGTTCCAAATCCCCTTCGGAAAGCATGCCTCTTCAGGAACGTTACGCTTTCCGTGACTCTCTTTTACCTACTGGTAGCTTCAACTGGCTTACTCGGACCCCCCCTGAAgacttcatcctcatccctcGAAGTAACCCTTACTTCAATCTCTCACATGACCCCATCAGCATCGTCATCTCTCTCGCTCCTGATCCCTCAATTCCCGAGATCAAGCAACCTTACGCGACACGTAGTCTTGAAGCGTGGGTATTTCCACCACCGCGGTCTGATGTTGCACCACCCTCGTCCGGAAGGAAGAACTACATCCAGCCAGGAGCGGGCGAAAAAATCGTTGCAATGACACCAGCACCCATCACACCCCCTGCACCTATGTCACCCCGTGCTGGTGGCGGCTGGCGGCTACCATGGTCCATCCGCACACCCTCACCAGCGCTTAGTATCCCCCCCGCAGCATCGCCTGACACGCCTGTCAGTGATATCAGTGGTCTCAGCGGTATCACGACTAACTTCCAACGATCTGCGAAGATGCGAAAGCAGCTTTCGTTCCCTTCTACCGTTTGGTCTGGCGCCCTCTCTGTCCTAGGCACCGAGCTGTATTCGCTGAGCACTCCAGTGTTTAAACGACTCATAAGCTGGACAATCGAACATGCcggcgaggaggaaatgCCGAGATTGCCATTGCGAGGTGGTCTAGCAGTTCCAGATCTCCAATCGCATGGGGCGCCAGAAGTCATGGTCGCCAAAATGGAAAGCTATCGTATCCTCGTCACTTATCACGCAGATGGTACGGTAAGGTTCTGGGACGCTTCTCCACATATTCTCATCTTACCGACGCCCCTCCGATTTGAGTTCCCCAATCCTCTCCCTCACTTGACCATCAACACCGGTAATTACCTGAAACATCCAGACGtctcccatctccctctcgcTCAGTTGTGGTTGAACGATAGATCTAAGGTCAGGATCAAATCAGTACACCTCGCAAGAGAGGCTTTGGAATGTGTAATTACATTTACGACAGGCGAAGTCCTCGTGACAAAGTTCCAGAAGGCCAAGACATCGACGGATGACGATAGATATCAGGAGATATTGAATAGGGGAGGGGATCAGGTTGGGGAAGAGACTGAGGGAAGTTATTTTCCGCCACAGCCAAGGCAACAAGGGAAGAGCGAGTGGGTAGAGGAAGTATTGGAGATTGGACATTTGGCAAAGCCCAACACAGATGGATTCAAGCCTGTAGCCATTTTCACAACGAAGCAGGGAGAGCCTATTTCTTGCGCAGTATCTGACATTG GTTTCATCGCTGTCGCATTCTCTAGCAAATCGCTTGCGATAATTGATATGCGAGGCCCGGATGTCATTTTGAGGGAAGGGttcgatgaagatggtgcaatgatgaagaagaaaaagaagaagggaaataTCCAGAACGTTTTGCCAGAGACCTCTGTCGTGGGGTCACTGAAATGGACAGTGTCAGGAATGGGAGGAG ACATGGTTAATAGACCGAGACTGATAGTATCTTACGTTAAAGG CTTGACAAAAATCTACGCTCTCATCAATGTTCTAGGTGAATGGGTCGTCGAGGCCAAACCCCCCACATTCACCAATGATTCCCTTTTCGGACCGATCGCGTCTTTCGTCCTCGATCCAATGACAGGTAATGAATTGGCTACAAGTGCCACTGCCCTACAAGCAGCCATGCAAGAGCCTACAGATtatgggaagggaaaagaggcATCAGTCCACTGTCTTTGGATTGCCGCGTCTAAGAAGAGTATTAGATGTGCCATAAACTTCAGCGGAGAAAGAATAGCAAAGGTCgagctggaagatgaggagttATCTAACGTTTTCTACGTTACCAGGCATG GTCACAAGATCATCATTGCTGTGACGACTACCGGCTCCGCACTAGTTTACACcgtccccttcctccaatACATCACCCGTATAAATCTTTTCTTCGGACCCCAAGGACGTTCCAGTGGCAAATTGTCCATAGACGACCGTTCTGGTGACTTTGTTGAGTATAGCGGCCCTCTCGATATCAACCTGCGGAcattcttccacttccgCAAACCGTTACCTCCTCGTATCGATCCTTGTGCACACAAGAAAGCCATACCGCCACAACCACAACCAGTCAATGCAGGAGTGATCTCTTGGATTTGGGGCGCAACTCTGACCGGTGCTCAACTCGATGCTCTCA TTGGAGGTCCATTGAGAGCTCCCCCTCCAAAAGCCCCAGCGGGCCCTCACAAACCTCTCATCTCATGGGGAAagccggaagaagaaccgGAAAAGCCACCTCAGCTCCCATCCAATACATTGCCGAATCGAACAGCTGTTAAGAAAACGAAGGCGCCAAAAGCGCAGGAGGGTGAGAGACAAGATGT GTACACGGAAATGACAAACGCTATATCGTTGCGAGGGGATGTTCTCGATATGCTCGGAGAGTCACTGAACAACGTCTCGACATCTGCAACCCAATATCTTGGTCAGGCAAAGAACGCAGCT ATGAAAGAGACAGCGAAGGCAGGGGCGAAGGGTATATTCGGCAAGTTGTTGTAA
- a CDS encoding hypothetical protein (HMMPfam hit to Abhydrolase_1, alpha/beta hydrolase fold, score: 88.4, E(): 1.8e-23): MASISLPPSSSPTPPPPASRNIPKDFRSSLAAWWSTSSYKETRVAEERLLRRLSMYQPAPAAAPPPPSTASAGMQEQAGGRSWFGFGTSSKSTSTTSLPTQTHAAEDVAPRPQPVASSSAPSSGLVATLRNVFIPTPDPADAPAHPADPRDVSPSSSATSSVHDPTHEEKKSHHRKSKYCKTDEGKLRDYINTLEISTPANQDSKEAVVVLHGYAAALGFFFRNWESIATSSAATSRRTFFLDWLGMGLSSRPSPSLVSSPSNAPIPSRVARAEHFFLASLENWRERVGVEKMVLVGHSLGGYLASAYAVRYPERVSGLVLVSPGGIPHGPEYVRYPLTAELSSQTRQAQRLRREGSETSQELEGAVDAAEMELGTGPGGRGSGGKEGAKGEAKEWEERREASVVRRGMMKFFVWGWERGLSPFSILRTAGPLGPLWVGKYSSRRFAKQTEEDVRDLHAYIYGTSVMKGSGEYCISHILAPGAYARIPILDRIDRLKIPVTFMYGDNDWMDVQGGHDSAAALAKAGNPNCSVHVVPEAGHHLYLDNPEVSNRLLDEAIRAVPKAF; the protein is encoded by the exons ATGgcctccatctccctcccgccctcgtcctcccccaccccgcccccgccggCCTCACGGAACATCCCCAAAGACTTCCGGTCCTCCCTCGCAGCATGGTGGTCCACGTCCTCCTACAAGGAGACCCGTGTCGCCGAGGAGAGGCTGCTCAGACGGCTCAGCATGTACCAGCCCGCTCCCGCCGCAGCGCCGCCCCCGCCGTCGACAGCGTCCGCCGGCATGCAGGAACAGGCAGGCGGCAGATCGTGGTTCGGGTTTGGGACGAGCAGCAAGAGTACAAGTACGACGAGCCTTCCAACTCAGACTCACGCTGCAGAAGACGTAGCGCCTCGGCCGCAGCCAGTCGCCTCAAGCTCAGCGCCGTCTTCAGGCCTCGTGGCCACGCTTCGAAACGTATTCATCCCCACGCCCGACCCTGCCGACGCCCCCGCGCACCCCGCCGACCCTCGCGACGTTTCCCCGAGCAGCAGTGCCACCTCGTCTGTTCATGATCCCACCCacgaagaaaagaaatcCCACCACCGCAAGTCGAAATACTGCAAGACGGACGAGGGCAAGCTCCGAGACTATATCAACACACTGGAAATCAGCACGCCAGCGAACCAGGATTCCAAAGAAGCGGTCGTCGTCTTGCACGGATACGCTGCTGCTCTCGG tttcttcttccgtaACTGGGAATCCATCGCCACCTCTTCTGCCGCCACCTCCCGCCGGacattcttcctcgacTGGCTCGGCATGGGCCTCTCCTCCCGCCCATCCCCCTCCCTcgtctcttccccctccaACGCCCCCATTCCATCCCGCGTCGCCCGTGCCGAACACTTTTTCCTCGCCAGCTTGGAAAACTGGCGAGAACGTGTAGGCGTCGAGAAAATGGTCCTCGTCGGGCATTCGTTGGGCGGATATCTGGCGAGTGCTTACGCCGTGAGGTACCCCGAGCGCGTCTCTGGTTTGGTTCTCGTTTCGCCCGGGGGGATACCGCATGGGCCAGAGTATGTCCGGTACCCGTTGACCGCCGAATTGTCCTCCCAGACCCGGCAGGCTCAGAGGCtcaggagggaagggagcGAGACGAGCCAGGAATTGGAAGGGGCGGTGGACGCAGCGGAGATGGAGCTCGGTACAGGTCCAGGGGGGCGTGGGAGCGgaggcaaggaaggagcGAAAGGGGAAGCgaaagaatgggaagaacGACGCGAAGCCTCGGTCGTCCGACGGGGAATGATGAAAT TCTTCGTATGGGGCTGGGAACGAGGTCTCTCCCcgttctccatcctccgcaCAGCCGGTCCCCTCGGTCCCCTGTGGGTAGGCAAATACAGCTCTCGCCGATTCGCAAAACAgacagaggaggatgtAAGGGATTTACACGCGTACATCTATGGGACGAGCGTGATGAAGGGGAGTGGAGAGTATTGTATCT CACATATACTAGCTCCAGGAGCATACGCGCGGATCCCCATTCTGGACCGTATCGACCGTCTCAAAATCCCAGTCACATTCATGT ACGGTGACAATGACTGGATGGACGTACAAGGCGGCCACGATTCTGCTGCCGCACTGGCCAAAGCGGGCAACCCCAACTGTTCAGTCCACGTCGTACCCGAGGCAGGACATCATCTTTATCTGGATAACCCGGAAGTGAGCAATAGGTTGTTGGATGAGGCCATTAGGGCTGTGCCAAAGGCTTTTTAG
- a CDS encoding hypothetical protein (Match to ESTs gb|CF191363.1|CF191363, gb|CF191362.1|CF191362; HMMPfam hit to DEAD, DEAD/DEAH box helicase, score: 248.8, E(): 9.5e-72; HMMPfam hit to Helicase_C, Helicase conserved C-terminal domain, score: 118.2, E(): 2e-32) yields the protein MSAEELVASPKLSKEEKKARKEAKKLKKAEKAAKEATAQEGVATEEVKEEVGKKDKKDKKEKKDKKRKEVDQEEAESPSTSTAATEEPPKKKKKSKDADSSETPVSTATPTESETPALSKKQQKKLAKASAAAAATSSAAAIPAPTVPTTFTAEHNTFLTSNNITLTPSLFPPLLSIRDLPINSKLQPFLNKFEKPTPIQACSWPALLSKKDVVGIAETGSGKTLAFGVPGINLLSQLPPVTGSKKGRGQVPGQIQMLVLAPTRELAQQSHEHLSAFGEQVGLKSVCIFGGVGKDGQARELSQKDTRVVVGTPGRTLDLADSGELDLSSVSYLVLDEADRMLDAGFENDIRRIIAHTPGHKEGRQTVMFSATWPESVRRLASTFLNNPLRITVGSDELSANKRIEQIVEVLDNPRDKDFRLTHHLKAHLKVHPNSKTSPTRILVFALYKKEAQRLEYTIRRAGYAVGALHGDMTQEARFKALEAFKTGQQNVLVATDVAARGLDIPDVGLVINVTFPLTTEDFVHRCGRTGRAGKTGKAVTFFTGENHEKSLAGEFMRVLRDVGAEIPKEMDRFPTTIKKKEHGSYGAFYKETSNAPAPTKITFD from the exons ATGTCTGCCGAAGAGCTCGTTGCCAGTCCCAAAttgagcaaggaagagaagaaggctcgTAAGGAGGCAAAGAAACTcaagaaggctgagaagGCAGCCAAGGAGGCTACTGCCCAGGAAGGTGTCGCCACTGAGGAAGTGAAGGAGGAAGtcgggaagaaggacaagaaggacaaaaaggagaagaaggacaagaagaggaaggaggttgatcaggaagaagccgagAGCCCTTCTACCTCTACTGCTGCAACAGAAGAGCcacccaagaagaagaaaaagtccAAGGATGCAGACTCGTCCGAGACACCTGTCTCTACCGCAACTCCCACCGAGTCTGAAACTCCCGCTCTCTCCAAGAAACAGCAAAAGAAACTTGCCAAAGCGTCtgccgccgctgctgctacctcctccgccgccgccatcCCCGCCCCTACCGtccccaccaccttcaCCGCGGAACACAACACCTTCCTCACCTCGAACAAcatcaccctcaccccttccctctttcctcctcttctttccatccgcGACTTGCCAATCAACTCCAAacttcaacctttccttaACAAATTCGAGAAACCGACTCCTATCCAAGCATGTTCATGGCCTGCATTgttgagcaagaaggatgtgGTCGGTATCGCCGAGACTGGGTCGGGTAAGACCTTGGCGTTTGGTGTTCCCGGAatcaacctcctctcccagTTGCCACCTGTGACAGGCTCtaagaagggaaggggtCAAGTACCAGGACAGATCCAGATGCTCGTTCTCGCCCCCACGAGAGAGTTGGCGCAACAGTCGCACGAGCACCTTTCGGCGTTTGGAGAGCAAGTGGGGTTGAAGAGTGTTTGTATCTTTGGTGGTGTGGGGAAAGATGGGCAGGCGAGGGAGTTGAGTCAGAAGGATACGAGGGTGGTTGTTGGTACTCCGGGAAGGACTTTGGATCTTGCTGATTCAGGAGAGCTGGATCTTTCCAG TGTTTCATATCTTGTGTTGGACGAAGCCGACAGGATGCTTGATGCTGGTTTCGAGAATGATATTCGCCGGATTATCGCACACACACCTGGCCATAAGGAAGGTAGACAAACTGTCATGT TCTCCGCTACCTGGCCCGAGAGCGTGAGGCGACTTGCTAGCACCTTTTTGAATAACCCTTTGCGTATCACTGTTGGCAGTGATGAGCTTTCCGCGAACAAGAGGATTGAGCAGATTGTCGAGGTGCTTGACAATCCCCGTGACAAGGA TTTCCGACTTACCCACCACCTCAAAGCCCACCTTAAGGTTCACCCCAATTCCAAAACCTCTCCCACCCGTATTCTCGTCTTTGCACTGTACAAAAAAGAAGCTCAACGTCTTGAATACACCATCCGCCGAGCCGGGTACGCCGTCGGCGCTCTCCACGGCGATATGACTCAAGAAGCCCGATTCAAAGCCCTCGAAGCGTTCAAGACTGGTCAGCAAAATGTCTTAGTCGCTACAGACGTCGCCGCGCGAGGTTTGGATATCCCTGATGTCGGGTTGGTCATCAATGTCACTTTTCCCTTGACGACGGAAGACTTTGTGCATAGGTGTGGTCGTACAGGTCGAGCGGGCAAGACGGGTAAGGCGGTGACGTTCTTCACGGGTGAAAACCATGAGAAATCTCTGGCGGGTGAGTTTATGAGGGTATTGAGAGATGTTGGTGCGGAGATTCCCAAGGAGATGGACAGGTTCCCTACTaccatcaagaagaagg AACATGGATCATACGGTGCTTTCTACAAGGAGACCTCGAACGCTCCTGCGCCTACCAAGATCACTTTTGACTAA
- a CDS encoding hypothetical protein (Match to ESTs gb|CF191217.1|CF191217, gb|CF193124.1|CF193124, gb|CF192802.1|CF192802; HMMPfam hit to Calreticulin, Calreticulin family, score: 672.7, E(): 2.3e-199) — translation MRPQNVAGVAGTGALIMAAGALADQTVFHPTSLTAPFIEQFIESIPDSRWTVSRATKQTPVGDEIFSYVGQWEVEEPEVYPGIPGDKGLVLKTKAAHHAISTLFTEPIDPKGKSLVVQYEVKLQKGLECGGAYIKLLTDQQDEGLRAGEDYTDKTPFTIMFGPDKCGSTNKVHFIFRHKNPLTGEWEEKHLKNPPSPKITKTTALYTLITNPDQTFEILINDESVRKGSLLEDFDPAVNPPKEIDDPEDFKPETWVDEAEIEDVTATKPDDWDEDAPMMITDASATKPEDWLEEEPETIPDPEAEKPEEWDDEEDGDWIPPMVPNPKCEDVSGCGPWTAPKIRNPDYKGKWTVPRIPNPEYKGPWAPRKIANPAFFEDLHPSDFTKIGGVGIELWTMTEDILFDNLYIGHDAAQAKKFAEETYHVKKPIEKEAEGSNEDELEEPSSLVEKVQLKVYEFLHLATFDIAQAVKQMPEVAAGLAAAVFTLLGMLLALFGFIGSAPTKVRQTTVKTKAVAPVAPAGEEEKKALDQAGVEVPAEGSKKRVTRSTKE, via the exons ATGCGTCCCCAGAACGTTGCTGGAGTAGCTGGTACCGGTGCACTCATCATGGCCGCTGGCGCCCTTGCAGACCAGACTGTCTTCCAT CCCACCTCTCTCACCGCGCCCTTCATCGAGCAGTTCATCGAGTCTATCCCCGACTCTCGATGGACCGTCTCTCGAGCTACCAAACAGACCCCCGTCGGCGACGAGATCTTCTCTTATGTGGGTCAGtgggaggttgaggaacCCGAGGTTTACCCCGGTATCCCTGGTGACAAGGGTCTCGTTTTGA AGACCAAGGCGGCCCACCACGCCATCTCCACTCTCTTCACCGAACCCATTGACCCCAAGGGCAAGTCCCTCGTCGTTCAATACGAAGTCAAGCTTCAAAAGGGTCTCGAGTGCGGTGGTGCCTATATCAAGTTGTTGACCGACCAACAAGACGAAGGCCTTCGTGCTGGTGAGGATTACACTGACAAG AcccccttcaccatcatgTTCGGTCCCGACAAGTGTGGTTCCACCAACAAGGTtcacttcatcttccgacACAAGAACCCTCTTACCGgtgaatgggaagagaaaCACTTGAAGaaccctccttcccccaaGATCACCAAGACCACCGCTCTTTACACCTTGATCACCAA CCCTGACCAGACCTTTGAGATCCTCATCAATGATGAGTCTGTCAGGAAGGGTAGCTTGCTGGAAGACTTTGATCCTGCGGTCAACCCCCCcaaggagattgatgaCCCCGAGGACTTCAAGCCCGAGACTTGGGTCGATGAAGCAGAAATCGAAGACGTCACTGCTACCAAGCCTGACGACTGGGATGAGGACGCTCCTATGATGATCACTGATGCCTCTGCCACCAAGCCTGAGGACTGGCTTGAGGAGGAGCCCGAGACCATTCCTGACCCCGAGGCTGAGAAGCCTGAAGAATGGGAT gacgaggaagatggtgacTGGATCCCACCTATGGTCCCCAACCCCAAGTGTGAGGACGTTTCCGGCTGTGGTCCTTGGACTGCTCCTAAGATCAGGAACCCCGATTACAAG GGCAAATGGACTGTTCCCAGGATCCCCAACCCCGAGTACAAGGGCCCCTGGGCCCCCCGAAAGATTGCCAACCCTGCTTTCTTTGAGGACCTTCACCCCTCTGACTTTACCAAAATTGGCGGTGTCGGTATCGAGCTCTGGACCATGACCGAAGACATCCTCT TCGACAACTTGTACATTGGCCATGACGCTGCTCAGGCCAAAAAGTTTGCTGAGGAAACTTACCACGTCAAGAAGCCtatcgagaaggaggctgaGGGCTCAAATGAGGATGAATTGGAggagccttcttctcttgttGAAAAGGTCCAGCTCAAGGTTTACGAGTTCCTTC ACCTTGCCACCTTTGACATTGCCCAAGCCGTCAAGCAAATGCCCGAAGTCGCCGCCGGTCTCGCCGCAGCGGTCTTCACTCTCCTCGGTATGCTTCTTGCGCTCTTTGGCTTTATTGGTTCCGCTCCTACCAAGGTCAGGCAGACTACCGTAAAGACCAAGGCCGTGGCTCCCGTTGCTCCCGCgggtgaggaggagaagaaggccctCGATCAGGCTGGTGTGGAGGTTCCTGCTGAGGgctcgaagaagagggttACTAGGTCTACAAAAGAGTAA